GAACCAGTACCGGGGAATTCCAGTTCTCCTTCAGAGGTGATCCCAACGTTCGTTCCTAGATCAGGAGCAATGCTTTTGTAAACCTGAGAGAGCCGGTTAGTGAACTCTTCTCGAATTTCGTCAAACGCCTCTTGTTCGAGCCGATCTGCTGCTTCATTTGCCAGTTCTTCGGACTCTTCAAACGCCGATAGTAGTTCCCGTCGCTGCTTTAACTGCTGTTCGAGGTCTTTTTGTTTCGATTTGGACTCTTCGAGTTCACTCCGATGACTCTCCAGTTCACGAGTAGTCCTCTCCTGAAGCTTATCCAGGTCATAATCGGCCTGTTTAAGCGCGGTTCTGACGAACTGGTTCAGTCCTTCTAGGCCTGGTTCGGATTCCTGAAGCTCTGCGATTTCCGCCTTTACTGACGCCAGTTCTTCGTCCAGCTCGCTGATTTCCTCTTTCAGATCTTGGATCTGTGTATCTGCATTATCTACCTTCTCACGAAGTCGTTCACGAAGTTCAGATAGGTCCCGTGGTCGGCCGCACTGCGGACAGTTATTCGGCAACCGATTGCGCGCCACTCTCTCTTCGACCAAGCGACCACAGACCGGGCAGGTGAATTCCTCGATCGCATCGATGATTAGGTCATTCACCTCTTGTGTGTACCGAGAAGCGTCACCGAGCTCTCTTCGCTTTTGTTTGAGAGTATCCTCTAGTGTGCGGCGTTTGTCGTATAATTCACCGAGACGCTCGGCAACCTCGTCTTTCTTCTGCAGCCGGGCACTGATGCTCTCGATCTCACCGGAATCGATGAGATTCTGGAGCTCCTCAATGTCCTCAATTCTGTTCTTGATTCTCGATGTTGGGAGCGCATTTAGGTCTCTCTCAAGCTGTTTGACACTCGGCCGATCTTCCCCTCGGCGACGAATTTCTTTTAGGTGCTCTAATTCAGCTCTGGCTCTTCGGTGTCGTTCGATCTCGGACTGATGCTCAGTCTGCAATACACTTCGTATCCTGTCCAGCAACTCGTCTCCATTTAGCGTGCTTATTGGCTGATCTGCTGGATTTGAAGTGATAAACTGCAACCTGACCGTTTCTTCAGGCCCGATGAACCGTTTTACTCCCTCGGTTGCATCAAGCGTCTTGCCATTGTGCTCGTACCGATGGTGTCGTTCGCGTAGCACTGCGTCTGAGTTATCGAAGTAGGCACTA
This DNA window, taken from Halobellus sp. LT62, encodes the following:
- a CDS encoding AAA family ATPase is translated as MKISRLKVENFAIDESPTINERAVGGRDLLLYGGNRSGKTLIFNALLYALYGRSGTFGVTPGQRSEVSAYFDNSDAVLRERHHRYEHNGKTLDATEGVKRFIGPEETVRLQFITSNPADQPISTLNGDELLDRIRSVLQTEHQSEIERHRRARAELEHLKEIRRRGEDRPSVKQLERDLNALPTSRIKNRIEDIEELQNLIDSGEIESISARLQKKDEVAERLGELYDKRRTLEDTLKQKRRELGDASRYTQEVNDLIIDAIEEFTCPVCGRLVEERVARNRLPNNCPQCGRPRDLSELRERLREKVDNADTQIQDLKEEISELDEELASVKAEIAELQESEPGLEGLNQFVRTALKQADYDLDKLQERTTRELESHRSELEESKSKQKDLEQQLKQRRELLSAFEESEELANEAADRLEQEAFDEIREEFTNRLSQVYKSIAPDLGTNVGITSEGELEFPGTGSEGRRSYDRLSSGERRLMNLAFSLTLAKFAQENEGAHNWEILVLDEPLTNLESDIQDAAARYLREADVQVIMTSPLDRIQSHFRDDESEIVSLERIRTEDSTLEEFL